The Mycobacterium paragordonae genome includes a region encoding these proteins:
- the pks2 gene encoding sulfolipid-1 biosynthesis phthioceranic/hydroxyphthioceranic acid synthase — MQARVTPIAVIGMGCRLPGGIDSPEKLWESVLRGDDLVTEIPSDRWDADAYYDPEPGVPGRTVSRWGGFIDDVAGFDAEFFGISEREATSIDPQHRLLLETAWETIEHAGLDPASLAGSATAVFTGLTHEDYLLLTKGSGALASPYAVTGLNNSVASGRISHALGLHGPAMTFDTACSSGLMAVHLACRSLHEGEADLALAGGCAVLLEPDGSVATSAQGMLSATGRCHSFDADADGFVRSEGCAMVLLKRLPDALRDGDRILAVVRGTATNQDGRSETLTMPSENAQVAVYRKALEAAGVAAETIGAVEAHGTGTPVGDPIEYRGLTRVYGTGGSRCALGSVKSNMGHSESAAGAVGLIKAILSLRHGVLPPLLHFNRLPEELTGIDTGIFVPQSITPWPDRSDTPRRIAVSSFGMSGTNVHAIVEAAPEPEAATAAAAQGPLVYALSSSSADGLRTSARRLAEWVETHADSVTPADLGYTLARRRAHRPVRTLVVADGLTELTGRLREAADGEDALYRAAVAHDDRGPVWVFSGQGSQWAAMGADLLAGEAVFAATVAELEPLILAESGFSVTEAMTAPQTVTGIDKVQPTIFAIQVALAATMEQAYGVRPGAVVGHSMGETAAAVVAGALSLQDGARVICRRSKLMAGIAGSGAMASVELPAKQVNSELMARGIDDVAVAVMASPQSTVIGGAAEQVRDLVARWEQRDVMAREVAVDVASHSPQVDPILDELATALTDLEPMEPKVPYYSATQFDPRERPVCDADYWVDNLRNTVQFAAAIQAALDDGFRVFAELSPHPLLTHAVDQNARSLDMTVAALAAVRREQPLPQGLRGFLTDLHSAGAAIDFAVLFPAGQLVDAPLPAWSHRDLFIDAEGSDGRTQGGCTITVHPLLGSHVRLAEEPERHVWQTDIGTATLGWLEDHQVRNVAALPGAAYCEMALAAAAEIFGEGPGEVLETRDIVFEQMLLLDEETPIDAVASVQAPGVVDFAVESTRDGETTRHATASLGAARDQSVPPAYDVAALLAAHPHSVKGSELRESFVERGVSHGPSFSGLSIAHTGESGDTTVLAEVALPASIRFQHAAYHVHPALLDACFQSVAAGVGSAAGDGLLLPLGVQSLRAHGPLRDARYCYTRVTRADATGGEADLDVLDEHGTVLLAVRGLRMGTGTTAGGERDRVLGERLLTCEWQQRTLPEVDAEEAGSWLLIDTSPAAEMLVSSLNDALKTEGAECFHLQLPVGAELEPLRAQLRARSFSGLVVLCGPVGGAPDDGGLAQGREQVRHLVRLARELPELEGELPRLFVVTRQAQWVCPGDEVNLEQAGLRGLLRVVGSEHQLLRTTQIDIDEHIQGEQLAAQLLSGSAEDETAWRGGEWYTARLCPAPLVHDDRRTRVIDHETDGMRLQVRTPGDLQSMELVACERVAPGPGQIEVAVATSTINFADVLIAFGKFPVVDDREPQPGMDFVGVVTAVGEGVAGHRVGDRVAGFSEGGCWRTYLTCNANLAITLPAGLSDEQAIASATANATAWHGLHDLAGIKAGDKVLIHSATGGVGQAALAIARHAGAEIFATAGNDAKRQMLRDMGIDHVYDSRSLEFAEQIRRDTGGYGVDIVLNSLTGAAQRAGLELLAFGGRFVEIGKADVYGNTRLGLYPFRRGLTFYYLDLALMSVLQPQRVRELLQTVFQLTADGVLVAPQTTHYPLAEAANAVRAMSNAEHTGKLLLDMPRSGRASVVVPPEQAPVFRRDGAYIITGGVGGLGLFFASKLAAAGCGRLVLTARSQPNPKARQMIERLRKAGTDVVVELGNVAEADTAVRLVEAATATGLPLRGVVHSAAVVEDATLTNITDEIIDRDWAPKVFGTWSLHKATLGQPLDWFCLFSSGAALLGSPGQGAYAAANSWLDAFSYWRHAQGLPVTTIAWGAWAEVGRATFLAEGGQLMITPEEGAYAFETLLRYDRAYTGYIPIIGAPWLDDVVRRSPFGEMFKSSGQSTRGPSKFRAELMTVPQEEWAGRLRRLITEQVGVILRRTVDADRPFVEYGMDSLGMLEMRTHIETETGIRLSPKVIATHNTARALAEHLAQTLAEEGSAG; from the coding sequence ATGCAAGCACGTGTCACCCCCATCGCGGTGATCGGTATGGGATGTCGGTTGCCCGGCGGGATCGATTCTCCCGAGAAGCTGTGGGAATCGGTGTTGCGCGGCGACGACCTGGTCACCGAGATTCCCTCGGACCGCTGGGATGCCGACGCGTACTACGACCCTGAGCCGGGGGTTCCCGGCCGCACGGTGTCGCGCTGGGGCGGATTCATCGACGACGTGGCCGGCTTCGACGCCGAGTTCTTCGGAATCAGCGAGCGTGAAGCGACCTCGATCGATCCGCAGCACCGACTGTTGCTCGAGACCGCGTGGGAGACGATCGAGCACGCCGGTCTGGACCCGGCATCGCTGGCGGGCTCGGCCACGGCGGTGTTCACCGGGCTGACGCACGAGGACTACCTGCTCCTCACCAAAGGTTCCGGTGCTCTGGCCAGCCCGTACGCCGTGACCGGTCTGAACAACAGCGTGGCCTCCGGGCGGATCTCGCACGCGCTGGGCCTGCACGGTCCCGCGATGACGTTCGACACCGCGTGTTCCTCGGGTCTGATGGCCGTGCACCTGGCCTGCCGGAGCCTGCACGAAGGTGAAGCCGACCTGGCGTTGGCGGGCGGTTGCGCGGTGTTGCTGGAGCCGGACGGCAGCGTGGCGACGTCCGCGCAGGGCATGCTCTCGGCGACCGGTCGCTGTCACTCCTTCGATGCGGACGCGGACGGATTCGTTCGCTCCGAAGGCTGCGCGATGGTGCTGCTCAAGCGGCTGCCCGATGCGTTGCGCGACGGCGACCGCATCCTTGCCGTGGTGCGCGGGACGGCGACCAACCAGGACGGCCGGTCCGAGACGCTGACGATGCCATCGGAGAACGCGCAGGTCGCGGTGTACCGCAAAGCTCTGGAGGCGGCAGGCGTCGCCGCCGAAACGATCGGCGCCGTGGAGGCGCACGGCACCGGCACCCCGGTCGGTGACCCGATCGAGTACCGCGGACTCACCCGGGTTTACGGCACCGGCGGCAGTCGCTGTGCGTTGGGGTCGGTCAAGAGCAATATGGGCCACAGCGAATCGGCGGCCGGTGCGGTCGGGCTGATCAAGGCGATCCTCTCGCTGCGGCACGGTGTATTGCCGCCGCTGCTGCACTTCAACCGGCTACCCGAGGAACTCACCGGGATCGACACGGGAATCTTTGTGCCGCAGTCGATTACGCCATGGCCCGACCGCAGCGACACCCCCAGGCGGATCGCGGTGTCCTCGTTCGGGATGTCCGGCACCAATGTGCACGCCATCGTCGAGGCGGCCCCGGAACCGGAGGCCGCAACCGCCGCGGCGGCGCAGGGGCCACTGGTCTACGCGCTGTCGTCTTCCTCGGCTGACGGCCTGCGGACGAGTGCGCGGCGACTCGCCGAGTGGGTCGAGACTCACGCGGATTCCGTGACCCCCGCCGATCTGGGCTACACGCTGGCGCGCCGCCGGGCGCACCGGCCGGTGCGCACCCTGGTGGTGGCCGACGGTCTGACGGAACTCACCGGGCGACTGCGCGAGGCGGCCGACGGGGAGGACGCCCTGTATCGGGCTGCGGTGGCACACGACGACCGCGGGCCGGTGTGGGTGTTCTCCGGTCAGGGTTCGCAATGGGCGGCGATGGGCGCCGATCTGCTGGCCGGCGAAGCGGTGTTCGCCGCCACGGTCGCCGAGCTGGAGCCGCTGATCCTGGCCGAGTCGGGCTTCTCGGTGACGGAGGCGATGACGGCGCCGCAGACGGTGACCGGCATCGACAAGGTGCAGCCGACGATCTTCGCCATCCAGGTGGCCCTGGCCGCCACCATGGAGCAGGCCTACGGCGTGCGTCCGGGCGCGGTCGTCGGGCACTCCATGGGTGAGACCGCTGCGGCCGTCGTCGCCGGGGCGCTGTCGCTGCAAGACGGCGCCCGCGTGATCTGCCGCCGTTCGAAGCTGATGGCCGGCATCGCCGGCTCGGGTGCCATGGCATCGGTGGAACTGCCTGCCAAGCAGGTCAATTCGGAACTGATGGCGCGCGGAATCGACGACGTCGCGGTGGCCGTGATGGCCTCGCCGCAATCCACGGTGATCGGGGGAGCCGCCGAGCAGGTGCGTGACCTCGTCGCCCGCTGGGAACAACGCGACGTGATGGCGCGCGAAGTCGCCGTGGACGTGGCATCCCACTCGCCGCAGGTCGACCCCATCCTCGACGAATTAGCCACTGCGCTAACCGATCTCGAACCGATGGAGCCCAAGGTTCCTTATTACTCGGCCACCCAGTTCGACCCGCGCGAACGGCCGGTGTGCGACGCCGACTACTGGGTGGACAACCTGCGCAACACCGTGCAGTTCGCCGCCGCGATCCAGGCCGCGCTGGACGACGGCTTCCGGGTTTTCGCCGAGCTGTCGCCGCATCCGCTGCTGACGCACGCGGTCGACCAGAACGCCCGGAGTCTGGACATGACGGTGGCTGCGCTGGCCGCCGTACGCCGGGAACAGCCTCTGCCGCAAGGACTTCGGGGCTTCCTGACCGATCTGCACAGTGCCGGTGCCGCGATCGATTTCGCCGTGCTGTTCCCCGCCGGGCAGCTGGTGGACGCGCCGTTGCCGGCGTGGAGCCATCGGGATCTGTTCATCGACGCCGAAGGCAGCGACGGCAGGACGCAGGGCGGCTGCACCATCACCGTGCACCCGCTGCTGGGTTCCCACGTCCGGCTGGCCGAGGAGCCGGAACGGCACGTGTGGCAGACCGACATCGGCACGGCGACCCTCGGCTGGCTCGAGGATCACCAGGTGCGCAACGTCGCGGCGCTGCCCGGCGCCGCGTACTGCGAGATGGCGTTGGCCGCCGCGGCCGAAATCTTCGGCGAGGGACCAGGGGAAGTCTTGGAAACCCGCGACATCGTGTTCGAGCAGATGTTGTTGCTCGATGAAGAGACGCCGATCGACGCGGTCGCGTCGGTGCAGGCCCCCGGTGTCGTCGACTTCGCGGTGGAGTCCACCCGCGACGGTGAAACCACCCGGCACGCCACCGCATCGCTGGGCGCCGCCCGCGATCAGTCGGTACCGCCCGCCTACGACGTCGCCGCCCTGCTGGCCGCGCACCCGCACAGCGTGAAGGGGTCCGAACTGCGGGAGTCGTTCGTCGAACGCGGTGTCTCGCACGGACCCTCGTTCAGCGGACTGTCCATCGCGCACACCGGTGAATCCGGCGACACCACAGTGCTGGCCGAGGTCGCGCTGCCGGCGTCGATTCGATTCCAGCACGCCGCCTACCACGTGCATCCCGCGTTGCTGGACGCCTGCTTCCAGTCGGTGGCCGCCGGCGTCGGCAGTGCCGCCGGTGACGGTCTGCTGCTGCCGCTGGGTGTGCAGAGCCTGCGCGCCCACGGGCCACTGCGCGATGCCCGCTATTGCTACACGCGGGTGACCCGGGCCGACGCGACGGGCGGTGAGGCCGACCTCGACGTGCTCGACGAGCACGGCACGGTACTGCTGGCGGTGCGCGGGTTGCGGATGGGCACCGGCACCACCGCCGGTGGCGAACGGGACCGGGTGCTGGGGGAGCGGCTGCTGACCTGCGAGTGGCAGCAGCGGACGCTGCCGGAGGTCGACGCCGAAGAAGCGGGATCGTGGCTGCTGATCGACACCTCACCGGCCGCCGAAATGTTGGTCAGCTCGTTGAACGACGCACTGAAAACCGAAGGCGCGGAATGCTTCCACCTGCAGCTGCCGGTCGGCGCCGAGTTGGAGCCGCTGCGGGCGCAGTTGCGGGCCCGCTCCTTCAGTGGGCTGGTCGTGCTGTGTGGCCCGGTCGGCGGCGCACCCGACGACGGGGGCCTGGCGCAGGGACGGGAACAGGTGCGCCACCTGGTGCGCCTGGCCCGGGAATTGCCCGAGCTGGAAGGGGAACTGCCCCGGCTCTTCGTGGTGACCCGGCAGGCCCAGTGGGTGTGCCCGGGCGACGAGGTCAATCTCGAGCAGGCCGGATTGCGGGGTCTGTTGCGGGTGGTCGGCAGCGAACACCAGCTGTTGCGCACCACGCAGATCGACATCGACGAGCACATTCAGGGCGAGCAGCTGGCCGCGCAACTGCTGAGTGGGTCGGCGGAGGACGAGACCGCCTGGCGCGGCGGCGAGTGGTACACGGCTCGGCTGTGTCCGGCGCCGCTGGTGCACGACGACCGCCGTACCAGGGTGATCGATCACGAGACGGACGGCATGCGCCTGCAGGTCCGCACCCCGGGTGATCTGCAATCCATGGAACTTGTTGCGTGCGAACGCGTTGCGCCGGGTCCGGGGCAGATCGAGGTCGCCGTCGCGACATCGACGATCAACTTCGCCGACGTGCTGATCGCGTTCGGCAAGTTCCCCGTCGTCGACGACCGGGAGCCGCAGCCGGGCATGGACTTCGTTGGTGTGGTGACCGCGGTGGGCGAGGGCGTGGCGGGCCACCGGGTCGGTGACCGCGTCGCCGGCTTCTCCGAGGGCGGCTGCTGGCGCACCTACCTGACCTGCAACGCCAACCTCGCGATCACCCTGCCCGCCGGGTTGAGCGACGAGCAGGCCATCGCGTCGGCCACCGCGAACGCCACCGCCTGGCACGGGCTGCACGACCTGGCAGGCATCAAGGCCGGCGACAAGGTCCTGATCCACTCCGCGACCGGCGGGGTGGGGCAGGCGGCGCTGGCGATAGCGCGGCACGCCGGAGCGGAGATCTTCGCCACCGCTGGCAACGATGCCAAGCGACAGATGTTGCGCGACATGGGTATTGATCATGTCTACGACTCACGCAGTCTCGAGTTCGCCGAGCAGATCCGTCGCGACACCGGCGGCTACGGCGTGGACATCGTGCTCAACTCGTTGACGGGTGCGGCGCAGCGGGCCGGGCTCGAGCTGTTGGCCTTCGGCGGACGGTTCGTCGAGATCGGCAAGGCCGACGTGTACGGCAACACCCGGCTCGGGCTCTACCCGTTCCGGCGTGGCCTGACGTTCTACTACCTGGACCTGGCGCTGATGTCGGTGCTGCAGCCGCAGCGGGTCCGGGAACTGCTGCAGACGGTGTTCCAATTGACGGCCGACGGCGTCCTGGTGGCGCCGCAGACCACGCACTATCCGCTGGCCGAGGCGGCGAACGCGGTGCGGGCGATGAGCAACGCCGAGCACACCGGCAAGCTGCTGCTGGACATGCCCCGCTCCGGGCGCGCCAGTGTGGTGGTGCCGCCGGAGCAGGCCCCGGTGTTCCGCCGCGACGGCGCCTACATCATCACCGGTGGTGTCGGTGGGCTTGGCCTGTTCTTCGCTTCGAAGCTGGCGGCCGCGGGCTGCGGCCGGCTGGTGCTGACGGCGCGGTCGCAGCCGAATCCCAAGGCGCGCCAGATGATCGAGCGGCTGCGCAAGGCCGGCACCGACGTCGTCGTGGAACTGGGCAACGTCGCCGAAGCGGACACCGCGGTGCGGCTGGTGGAAGCGGCGACCGCCACCGGGCTTCCGCTGCGCGGTGTGGTGCACTCGGCGGCGGTGGTGGAGGACGCCACCCTGACCAACATCACCGACGAGATCATCGACCGGGACTGGGCACCAAAGGTTTTCGGCACCTGGAGCCTGCACAAAGCGACTCTCGGGCAGCCGCTGGACTGGTTCTGCCTGTTTTCCTCGGGCGCCGCGCTGCTGGGGTCACCCGGTCAGGGCGCCTACGCCGCGGCCAACAGCTGGCTGGACGCGTTCTCGTATTGGCGCCACGCGCAAGGACTTCCGGTCACCACGATCGCGTGGGGCGCCTGGGCCGAGGTCGGCCGCGCCACCTTCCTGGCCGAAGGTGGGCAGCTGATGATCACTCCCGAGGAGGGCGCGTACGCGTTCGAGACGCTGCTGCGTTATGACCGGGCCTACACCGGTTACATCCCGATCATCGGCGCGCCCTGGTTGGACGACGTGGTCCGGCGCAGCCCGTTCGGTGAGATGTTCAAGTCCAGCGGGCAGAGCACCAGGGGTCCGAGCAAGTTCCGCGCCGAGCTGATGACGGTGCCGCAGGAGGAGTGGGCCGGGCGGCTGCGCCGCCTGATCACCGAGCAGGTCGGGGTGATCCTGCGGCGCACCGTGGACGCCGACCGTCCCTTCGTCGAGTACGGCATGGATTCCCTGGGCATGCTGGAGATGCGCACCCATATTGAGACGGAGACCGGAATCCGGTTGAGTCCCAAGGTGATCGCCACGCACAACACCGCGCGGGCGCTGGCCGAGCACCTGGCGCAGACCCTGGCCGAGGAGGGCTCCGCCGGTTAG
- a CDS encoding nitroreductase family deazaflavin-dependent oxidoreductase: MYRWYLWGTRKIGHYRWFAVLMKHVGTPADRALIRGSRGRLSISGPQLPTMLLTTRGRKSGKDRTVPLHYVRDGENLVAACENFGLETASSWPKNLLAHPTARVEIGGRNATYVGRPASAAEIDRNMPRLVTMWPAHDTYLERSGFRQVFVFEPAAQ, translated from the coding sequence ATGTACCGCTGGTATCTGTGGGGAACCCGGAAGATCGGGCACTACCGCTGGTTCGCGGTGTTGATGAAACACGTTGGCACCCCGGCGGACCGAGCTTTGATCCGAGGCAGCCGCGGCCGCTTGTCAATCAGCGGTCCGCAGCTGCCCACGATGTTGCTCACCACCCGGGGCCGCAAGAGCGGAAAGGATCGAACGGTGCCGCTGCACTACGTCCGCGACGGCGAAAACCTGGTTGCCGCTTGCGAGAACTTCGGACTGGAGACAGCGTCCAGCTGGCCGAAGAACCTGTTGGCTCACCCGACGGCGCGCGTGGAGATCGGCGGCCGCAACGCCACGTACGTCGGTCGGCCGGCCAGTGCGGCCGAGATCGACCGCAACATGCCACGGCTCGTTACGATGTGGCCCGCGCATGACACATACCTCGAGCGCAGCGGCTTCCGCCAGGTGTTCGTGTTCGAGCCGGCTGCCCAGTGA
- a CDS encoding DinB family protein, whose amino-acid sequence MNDTGYVALTDTTREELRERIALAQNRFDRLIRTADPLARPPGSRWTVQQVAAHVLTIANRYCEVARGGMYHPADTPTGVAALNQAELEAALGPVPELADQLRALASDIDGYFDTLAGDCPTIPFHGGGFIGGTTAQTNWLGELLLHGEDIARAVKAPWDLDERDMLLIARGLMQIAPIFLRSETPASTNVCVALEVSGARPYLMHIKGGAAEARERRHADRPDAVLRTPASTLTQLLYQRIGPFTATRRGLRIVGGRRPWLALKLQSYFVPA is encoded by the coding sequence ATGAACGACACCGGTTATGTCGCGCTGACCGACACCACCCGGGAGGAGCTTCGGGAGCGAATTGCGCTGGCACAGAATCGGTTTGATCGACTGATTCGGACGGCCGATCCACTGGCGCGGCCGCCCGGCTCACGCTGGACCGTGCAGCAGGTGGCTGCTCACGTGCTGACCATCGCCAACCGTTATTGCGAGGTCGCGCGTGGCGGGATGTATCACCCCGCAGACACCCCCACCGGGGTGGCCGCACTCAATCAGGCCGAGCTTGAAGCGGCATTGGGACCCGTGCCCGAGCTGGCCGACCAACTTCGCGCGCTTGCCTCGGACATCGACGGGTACTTCGACACGCTGGCCGGCGACTGCCCCACGATTCCGTTTCACGGTGGCGGGTTCATCGGCGGCACTACGGCACAGACGAACTGGTTGGGCGAGCTTCTCCTGCACGGGGAGGACATCGCGCGTGCGGTCAAGGCGCCATGGGATCTCGATGAACGTGACATGCTGCTCATCGCGCGCGGGCTGATGCAGATCGCCCCCATCTTTCTGCGGTCCGAAACGCCGGCGAGCACCAATGTTTGCGTGGCACTGGAGGTCAGCGGGGCGCGCCCTTACCTGATGCACATCAAGGGCGGCGCAGCCGAAGCGCGTGAGCGTCGACATGCGGATCGCCCGGACGCGGTGCTACGCACCCCGGCCTCGACACTCACCCAACTGCTCTACCAACGCATCGGGCCGTTCACCGCGACTCGTCGCGGCCTGCGCATCGTGGGCGGGCGGCGGCCCTGGCTCGCTCTCAAATTGCAGTCCTATTTCGTCCCGGCGTGA
- a CDS encoding PadR family transcriptional regulator has product MTSRPTATSFALLGLIGVKPWTAYELVAQARRSLHFFWPRSEAHLYAELKRLVERGHANAELVEGKRRQRTLYTITPAGRSALTEWLATAPAAPAIEVEALLRMLLADQGSLPDLRAALATTSRQAREMRDDAINLGEELLGAGGPFPQRLHLTERVVALYGEFLLLLIRWCDETSDEVAKWSDTRDLGLTPQGRDRLENLVDRAREIP; this is encoded by the coding sequence ATGACTTCGCGCCCTACGGCTACGTCATTCGCGCTGCTCGGCCTCATCGGCGTGAAGCCGTGGACCGCCTACGAACTCGTCGCGCAGGCGCGGCGCAGCCTGCACTTCTTCTGGCCGCGCTCGGAGGCGCATCTTTACGCCGAGCTCAAACGTCTCGTGGAGCGTGGGCACGCGAATGCCGAATTGGTGGAGGGCAAACGACGGCAACGAACGCTGTACACCATCACCCCGGCAGGACGCTCCGCGTTGACGGAATGGCTCGCGACCGCGCCGGCCGCGCCGGCCATCGAGGTCGAAGCGTTGCTGCGTATGCTGCTGGCCGATCAGGGAAGCTTGCCGGATCTGCGCGCCGCGCTTGCCACGACCTCGCGCCAGGCACGCGAAATGCGCGACGACGCAATCAATCTGGGCGAAGAACTGCTCGGCGCCGGTGGCCCGTTCCCGCAGCGGCTGCACCTCACCGAGCGGGTGGTGGCGCTGTACGGCGAGTTTCTGCTGCTGTTGATCCGGTGGTGTGATGAGACCTCGGACGAAGTGGCGAAATGGTCAGACACCCGCGACCTCGGGCTGACTCCGCAGGGACGCGACCGTCTCGAAAATCTCGTCGATCGGGCCCGAGAGATCCCCTAG
- a CDS encoding phthiocerol/phthiodiolone dimycocerosyl transferase — protein MFPGSVIRKLSRSEEVFAQYEVFTAVTVELRGRVEADALSEAFDALVDAHPILASHLEQGPDGSWNLVSDDMLHPGIVVEEGPEGAAGSAAREIKLDQAQTLFNVRLALHENSSELTIYFHHSIADGHHGAGLLDELFSRYTDVVTTGDPGPVNPQPAPQPLEVVLEQRNVKRLGMTGVERFLPVMFAYDLPPSVKPALVATPGFPQAVPVSRIRLDEQETADLVEFARENRVSVNTVVAAAILMTEWRLRETPHVPIPYVYPVDLRYFLSPPVAPTEATNLVGVATYLAEVGPDTDIVDLATDIGATFRSDIADGVVQQSGLNFGVAFEGTPAGLPPLVFCTDVSALPNVRMPSGIELEGFRGQFYCSITVPLDFYGCGMSGGHLVIENHGHSPQRKDSLDAIRELLCSAPSDYGWAVE, from the coding sequence GTGTTTCCCGGATCCGTGATCCGAAAGTTGTCCCGCAGCGAGGAAGTGTTCGCGCAGTACGAGGTTTTCACCGCCGTCACGGTCGAACTGCGCGGCCGGGTCGAGGCTGACGCGCTGTCGGAGGCGTTCGACGCCCTCGTCGATGCGCACCCGATCCTGGCCAGTCACCTCGAGCAAGGGCCGGACGGCAGTTGGAATCTCGTCTCCGACGACATGCTGCACCCCGGAATCGTGGTGGAGGAGGGCCCCGAAGGCGCCGCTGGCAGCGCCGCTCGCGAAATCAAGCTGGACCAGGCCCAGACGCTGTTCAATGTGCGCCTGGCGCTGCACGAGAACAGCTCCGAGCTGACCATCTACTTCCACCACAGCATCGCCGACGGTCATCACGGCGCGGGGCTGCTCGACGAATTGTTCTCCCGCTACACCGATGTGGTCACCACCGGCGACCCGGGCCCGGTCAACCCGCAGCCCGCGCCGCAGCCGCTGGAGGTGGTGCTCGAGCAGCGAAACGTCAAGAGGCTCGGCATGACCGGCGTCGAACGCTTCCTGCCGGTGATGTTCGCCTACGACCTGCCACCCTCGGTGAAGCCGGCCCTGGTCGCGACTCCTGGCTTCCCGCAAGCCGTTCCGGTCAGCCGGATCCGGCTCGACGAGCAGGAAACCGCGGACCTGGTGGAGTTCGCCCGCGAAAACCGGGTCAGCGTCAACACCGTGGTGGCCGCCGCGATCTTGATGACCGAGTGGCGGCTGCGGGAAACGCCGCACGTTCCGATCCCCTACGTCTACCCCGTCGATCTGCGGTATTTCCTCAGCCCGCCGGTCGCTCCGACCGAGGCCACCAACCTGGTGGGAGTGGCCACCTACCTGGCCGAGGTCGGGCCCGACACCGACATCGTCGATCTCGCAACCGATATCGGCGCCACATTCCGGTCCGACATCGCCGACGGCGTCGTGCAGCAGTCCGGGCTCAACTTCGGTGTGGCGTTCGAGGGAACACCGGCCGGGCTGCCGCCGCTGGTCTTCTGCACCGACGTCAGCGCACTGCCGAACGTGCGGATGCCGTCCGGCATCGAACTGGAAGGCTTTCGCGGACAGTTCTATTGCTCGATCACGGTGCCGCTGGACTTCTACGGGTGCGGTATGTCCGGCGGTCACCTGGTGATCGAGAACCACGGCCACTCGCCGCAGCGCAAGGACTCACTCGACGCCATCCGCGAGCTGTTGTGCAGCGCGCCGTCGGACTACGGATGGGCCGTGGAGTGA
- a CDS encoding ABC transporter permease — protein MTATVAVRAPESSVRLLLTQTLVQTQRILTRWGRDLVTVMEALVLPVAFMLVLYVVLGNLIYAMTHDSALYSIVPLLALGGAVSGSAFVAIDLMREQQSGLLTRLWVMPVHRASGPLARIIAEAIRILITTGVMLGAGVALGFRFRGGALATLMWLGVPVILGMAFAALTTTIALFTSKTLVVEAVELWQLLLIFFSTGLLPVNQYPEWIRPIVAHQPVSYAITAMRGLSAGGPVLAPMIATLLWSAGIAGVCVVPMAIGYRRASTH, from the coding sequence ATGACCGCGACGGTTGCGGTGCGGGCGCCGGAAAGCTCGGTACGGCTGCTGCTGACGCAGACGCTGGTGCAGACCCAGCGCATCCTCACCCGGTGGGGCCGCGACCTGGTCACCGTGATGGAAGCGCTGGTGCTGCCGGTGGCCTTCATGCTGGTGCTCTATGTGGTGCTGGGCAATCTCATCTACGCCATGACCCACGACAGCGCGCTGTACAGCATCGTCCCGCTGCTGGCATTGGGTGGGGCGGTGAGTGGTTCGGCGTTCGTCGCGATCGACCTGATGCGTGAGCAGCAGAGCGGCCTGCTGACCCGGCTGTGGGTGATGCCGGTGCACCGGGCGTCGGGCCCGTTGGCGCGGATCATCGCCGAGGCGATCCGCATCCTGATCACCACCGGTGTGATGCTCGGCGCGGGCGTGGCGCTGGGTTTCCGCTTCCGCGGCGGCGCGCTGGCCACCCTGATGTGGCTTGGCGTCCCGGTGATCCTCGGCATGGCGTTTGCCGCACTCACCACCACCATCGCGCTGTTCACCTCCAAGACCCTGGTGGTCGAGGCGGTCGAGCTGTGGCAGCTGCTGCTGATCTTCTTCTCCACCGGCCTGCTGCCGGTGAACCAGTACCCGGAATGGATTCGGCCCATCGTCGCGCACCAGCCGGTGAGCTACGCGATCACGGCGATGCGCGGGCTCTCAGCGGGCGGTCCGGTACTGGCGCCGATGATCGCGACGCTGCTGTGGAGCGCCGGAATCGCCGGCGTCTGCGTCGTCCCCATGGCCATCGGTTACCGACGAGCCAGCACGCACTGA